The stretch of DNA CCACCGGCCGCACCGTCTGTCGTGGACAGCGACTCTTCCCAGAGGACTCGGGCGCGGTCGGCCGAGCAGGTCAGCGCGAATGCTTCGGCCAGGCCGCCGAGGACCGCGTGCTGCTGTGTGCGGTAGTCCAGCAGCGGGGTTCCGGGCGCCAGCCGGCCCTGGGTCCGGCGCTGCCGGGCGTAGCGCAGCGACAGGACGGCGGATTGACGGCAGACGGCCGCCGCGGCGGCGGGCAGAGCACCCCACAGGCCCTGCCCGATGCACAGGGTGCGCTGCAGTCGCAGGTCCGCCGAGCCGAGCGGGTCTTCGAAAGCTCCCTCGTCGGTGATCTGCGCGCTGTCGCGGAGCCAGCGCGCATACGGCACGCGGTAGCGGTCGAAGCGGACCTGCGCGTAATCCAGCGGGAGCGTGCTCACCTCCAGACCGGTGGAGATCCTGATGCCGGGCAGCGGGCCGTTGTCGTCGGTGAGGTCCACCAGGAACGAGAACACGCCGCAGTCGACGCCCCCGACGACGAGCCGCGCCACCACCACCCCTGACGCCGGCCCGCCGCCCGCGGCCACGTTGGTGAACTTCGTCGCGACCGGATCGGGGGTCTGCAGGACGAACTCGCGGGTCTGCGGATCGAATTCCGCCTGGGTCCGGGTGGCGAGGTGGCTGTTGGACTGGCCGACCTCGGTGACCAGGTAGCAGCCCCGGACCTGCCCGGACTCCAGCGCGTCGAACTGGGCCTTGAGCGCTTCGTGGTCGGGGGACAGCCGCATCATCGAACCCAGACAGAGCAGGTTCTGGCCGATGACGGTCATGGACAGCGCGGGTTCGGCGATCGTCACCCAGGCCAGGACCGTTGCCATCAGGGCCGGGTCGGCGAGTAGCTCACGAACCGGAGGGAGTTCCCGGGCCAGGCTCTGCATCCGGCGCGGCAGCCGGTCGCCGCGGTCGGCGAGATCTGGCCTGGCCGGCATCTGATCGCTCGTCAGGGCCCGGCTCAGGGCGGACAGGAAGCCGGGATCACACGGCCCGTGCAGGAGGTCTTCGAGTTCGGCGAGGGCAGCGGATCC from Allocatelliglobosispora scoriae encodes:
- a CDS encoding acyl-CoA dehydrogenase family protein, with product MPLPATPPAGSAALAELEDLLHGPCDPGFLSALSRALTSDQMPARPDLADRGDRLPRRMQSLARELPPVRELLADPALMATVLAWVTIAEPALSMTVIGQNLLCLGSMMRLSPDHEALKAQFDALESGQVRGCYLVTEVGQSNSHLATRTQAEFDPQTREFVLQTPDPVATKFTNVAAGGGPASGVVVARLVVGGVDCGVFSFLVDLTDDNGPLPGIRISTGLEVSTLPLDYAQVRFDRYRVPYARWLRDSAQITDEGAFEDPLGSADLRLQRTLCIGQGLWGALPAAAAAVCRQSAVLSLRYARQRRTQGRLAPGTPLLDYRTQQHAVLGGLAEAFALTCSADRARVLWEESLSTTDGAAGGGSPMTFSPWTAVSRPLSAYKALAVRTAARVTADCQRHCGFPGHLDVNRLSAYHGFFQSFDAAGGDSQLILYDLGRTRTDDADDESAGTPYPSNPAEPTWWPAVIRVHEQRLAERLRGLRDGGAETGTSAFQAWNPLLGRAGELGETCAMRLAADDVARTLAAVRDPHLRTVLDRLASLHGVMTARRWAGSLLTAETLRASDLAGLSQIADALCDELLPHLPLLEEAFSYPAEVAGVPLAAADYNQALVDTLEWHHGEAA